In the genome of Streptomyces collinus, one region contains:
- a CDS encoding glycosyltransferase family 2 protein, whose protein sequence is MTVTQPDVSVIIGAYEAMPYLIECLSSVEAQTIDPTRVEVIAVDDGSTDGTGEYLEEFAERAPMHVLVIRQENSGGPSGPRNVGLGKATGRYVFFLDADDRLGPEALERMVGMADRAGTDVVLGKVEGVNRSAPKSMWGKTVERTDVFSSNIKFTLSAQKLFRRDLLDRHGMRFDESLFTGEDALFTMEAYLRADGVSVVADHTCYYLVGRDDGKHVTKSGSYTLRFDSARALMELIAELVPAGGRRDQLMLRPFLVTLLPQFGPKYLTDSEEIRRHKFELAKPLMDAHWTEGVAHRLKVHERLRLHLVAEQRPELLLDVVKFVKAKKQAAALLERKGRRVYLAYPHFRDRAAGVPDSVYLAEPREARAFPGYREGGVDTFVRRAVRKARRVITSREVRHAA, encoded by the coding sequence GTGACCGTGACGCAGCCTGATGTGAGTGTGATCATCGGGGCGTACGAAGCGATGCCGTATCTGATCGAGTGCCTCTCGTCCGTCGAGGCACAGACCATCGATCCGACACGCGTCGAGGTCATCGCGGTGGACGACGGTTCGACGGACGGGACGGGGGAGTACCTGGAGGAGTTCGCCGAGCGGGCTCCCATGCACGTGCTGGTGATCCGGCAGGAGAACTCCGGCGGGCCCAGCGGCCCGCGCAACGTCGGCCTGGGCAAGGCCACCGGGCGCTACGTCTTCTTCCTCGACGCCGACGACCGGCTGGGCCCCGAGGCCCTGGAGCGCATGGTCGGCATGGCCGACCGGGCGGGCACGGACGTCGTGCTCGGCAAGGTCGAGGGCGTCAACCGCTCGGCACCGAAGTCCATGTGGGGCAAGACCGTGGAGCGGACGGACGTCTTCTCCTCCAACATCAAGTTCACGCTCAGCGCGCAGAAGCTGTTCCGCCGCGACCTGCTGGACCGGCACGGCATGCGCTTCGACGAGTCGCTGTTCACCGGCGAGGACGCCCTGTTCACCATGGAGGCGTATCTGCGGGCGGACGGCGTCTCCGTGGTCGCCGACCACACCTGCTACTACCTGGTCGGCCGCGACGACGGTAAGCACGTGACGAAGAGCGGCAGTTACACGCTGCGCTTCGACTCCGCGCGGGCCCTGATGGAGCTCATCGCCGAGCTCGTCCCCGCGGGCGGCCGGCGCGACCAGCTGATGCTCCGGCCCTTCCTCGTCACGCTGCTGCCGCAGTTCGGGCCCAAGTACCTGACGGACAGCGAGGAGATACGCCGGCACAAGTTCGAGCTGGCCAAGCCGCTGATGGACGCCCACTGGACCGAGGGCGTCGCCCACCGCCTCAAGGTCCACGAGCGGCTGCGGCTGCACCTGGTCGCCGAGCAGCGTCCGGAACTGCTCCTGGACGTGGTGAAGTTCGTCAAGGCCAAGAAGCAGGCGGCGGCCCTCCTGGAGAGGAAGGGCCGCCGGGTGTACCTGGCCTACCCGCACTTCCGGGACCGCGCCGCGGGCGTCCCCGACTCCGTCTACCTCGCCGAGCCCCGGGAGGCCCGCGCCTTCCCCGGCTACCGCGAGGGCGGCGTCGACACGTTCGTACGCCGGGCGGTGCGCAAGGCGCGGCGGGTCATCACCTCGCGGGAGGTGCGGCACGCGGCCTGA
- a CDS encoding CDP-glycerol glycerophosphotransferase family protein has product MISTAIRVARVGSAAELAAAVLMVAGFPALMLAALVPSVPAFAAAAAVTYLADHYLHRKGSYLINRLGKVRAGLSIRFLIRQLLLVLLLARLSLADNLIYYGAIACFIAFYGLQAPHGALVQLIRNRRRMPVATRNVDLASRIRIPDAPPRRLLHRSAEKMLHLDLAAVVGILVAAQVKSALIGFIGIGVTVAVATLYVLALVPFVRGRKIPPNAEKVLAAVDDWLAEYKPETVLYFSGSKDSAYQVNMWLDTMEKLESKPLIILRERAILNNLAPTTVPVICVPGGVHLMNMDLSTVRVALYAANVGKNIHMLRVPTIKHVFIGHGDSDKLASVNPYSKVYDEVWTAGRAGRDRYAIADVGVRDDDIVEVGRPQLAPIRTWQGVPEGRIPTVLYAPTWEGWDGNPGNTSVVLAGENIVKQLVQADPPVRVLYKPHPFTGNVSKEAGAAHRRITALVQKAAAERAINTRFVADTAAQAQAKAELDRIQARLAQLSGSGGDRGDEAVATRDGLIDVARHEEAARLRAEWNDAYWRSFPSWEHRVITGAEPRLYDCFNVSDAMVSDISSVVSDFIASGKPYAVTDSAAVGVEEFKRNNTAVRAAVILSNSASELGELLGAVRAPDADPLAEDRKELKRYLLGPDEPTSLEQFNTAVANLALKAETRNVGQQSRDAAALAESEAELANAVPGQRVPTAGDTDGVGTA; this is encoded by the coding sequence GTGATATCCACCGCTATTCGCGTCGCCCGGGTGGGCAGCGCGGCCGAGCTGGCCGCGGCGGTCCTCATGGTGGCGGGCTTCCCCGCCCTCATGCTGGCCGCGCTCGTCCCGAGCGTTCCAGCCTTCGCGGCAGCGGCCGCCGTGACGTACCTGGCGGACCACTATCTGCACCGCAAGGGCAGCTACCTGATCAACCGCCTCGGCAAGGTGCGGGCCGGCCTGTCGATCCGCTTCCTGATAAGGCAGCTGCTGCTCGTCCTGCTGCTGGCCCGGCTGTCCCTCGCGGACAACCTGATCTACTACGGGGCGATCGCCTGCTTCATCGCCTTCTACGGCCTCCAGGCCCCGCACGGCGCGCTGGTCCAGCTGATCCGCAACCGCCGCCGCATGCCGGTCGCCACCCGCAACGTCGACCTGGCCTCCCGCATCCGCATCCCGGACGCTCCGCCCCGCAGGCTGCTGCACCGCTCCGCCGAGAAGATGCTCCACCTCGACCTCGCGGCGGTCGTCGGCATCCTGGTCGCCGCGCAGGTCAAGTCGGCCCTGATCGGCTTCATCGGCATCGGCGTCACGGTGGCCGTGGCCACCCTGTACGTCCTGGCGCTCGTGCCCTTCGTGCGCGGCCGGAAGATCCCGCCGAACGCCGAGAAGGTCCTGGCCGCCGTCGACGACTGGCTGGCCGAGTACAAGCCGGAGACGGTCCTGTACTTCTCCGGTTCGAAGGACTCCGCCTACCAGGTCAACATGTGGCTCGACACCATGGAGAAGCTGGAGTCCAAGCCGCTGATCATCCTGCGTGAGCGGGCCATCCTGAACAATCTGGCGCCCACCACGGTCCCCGTCATCTGCGTGCCCGGAGGGGTGCACCTGATGAACATGGACCTGTCCACGGTGCGCGTCGCGCTCTACGCGGCCAACGTCGGCAAGAACATCCACATGCTGCGCGTGCCCACCATCAAGCACGTCTTCATCGGCCACGGCGACAGCGACAAGCTCGCCAGCGTCAACCCGTACAGCAAGGTCTACGACGAGGTGTGGACGGCCGGCCGCGCGGGCCGCGATCGCTACGCCATCGCCGACGTCGGTGTCCGCGACGACGACATCGTCGAGGTCGGGCGCCCCCAGCTCGCCCCGATCCGGACCTGGCAGGGCGTCCCCGAGGGCCGCATCCCGACCGTGCTGTACGCCCCCACCTGGGAGGGCTGGGACGGCAACCCGGGCAACACCTCGGTCGTGCTGGCCGGCGAGAACATCGTGAAGCAGCTCGTGCAGGCCGACCCGCCGGTCCGTGTCCTGTACAAGCCGCACCCGTTCACCGGCAACGTCAGCAAGGAAGCGGGCGCCGCGCACCGGCGGATCACCGCCCTGGTGCAGAAGGCCGCGGCCGAGCGCGCCATCAACACGCGGTTCGTCGCCGACACCGCCGCCCAGGCGCAGGCCAAGGCCGAGCTGGACCGCATCCAGGCCCGGCTCGCCCAGCTGTCCGGCTCCGGCGGTGACCGCGGCGACGAGGCCGTGGCCACCCGTGACGGGCTGATCGACGTCGCCCGGCACGAGGAGGCCGCCCGGCTGCGCGCCGAGTGGAACGACGCCTACTGGCGTTCCTTCCCGTCCTGGGAGCACCGCGTCATCACCGGCGCCGAGCCCCGGCTGTACGACTGCTTCAACGTCTCCGACGCGATGGTCTCCGACATCTCCAGCGTGGTCTCCGACTTCATCGCGAGCGGCAAGCCGTACGCGGTCACGGACTCCGCCGCGGTGGGCGTGGAGGAGTTCAAGCGGAACAACACGGCGGTGCGGGCCGCGGTGATCCTGTCCAACAGCGCGTCCGAGCTGGGCGAGCTGCTCGGCGCGGTCCGCGCACCGGACGCCGACCCGCTGGCCGAGGACCGCAAGGAGCTCAAGCGGTACCTGCTGGGCCCGGACGAGCCGACCTCGCTGGAGCAGTTCAACACCGCCGTCGCGAACCTCGCCCTCAAGGCCGAGACGCGCAACGTCGGCCAGCAGTCACGCGACGCGGCCGCCCTCGCGGAGAGCGAGGCCGAGCTGGCGAACGCCGTGCCCGGGCAGCGGGTGCCCACGGCCGGTGACACGGACGGGGTCGGCACGGCCTGA
- a CDS encoding bifunctional cytidylyltransferase/SDR family oxidoreductase, with protein sequence MSQHIAKPRTTAVILAGGTGQRVGLSIPKQLLKIAGKAVIEHTLTTFENADSIDDIIVLMAPGYVPDIEKIVAKAGFKKVSKVIEGGSTRNETTERAIAALGEGLAEGEDANVLFHDAVRPLLSQRVIDDCVVALERFQAVDVAIPSADTIIVTRTHGEDGEFITEIPDRSRLRRGQTPQAFKLSTIKRAYEVAAGDPNFQATDDCSVVLKYLPDVPIHVVAGDEYNMKVTQPVDVFIADKLFQLASTAAPEQVSEEAYRELLTGKTMVVFGGSYGIGKDIAELAESYGAKVYALGRSTTGTHVENPEEVDDALSKAYAETGRIDYVVNTAGVLRIGKLAETDNATIEEALKVNYLAPVQIARSSYKYLSETKGQLLLYTSSSYTRGRAEYSLYSSTKAAMVNLTQALSDEWAGDGVRVNCINPERTATPMRTKAFGQEPSGSLLSSEAVARTSLDVLLSELTGHVIDVRQQDPTAGAARASGFEQALATVLDRQDGV encoded by the coding sequence GTGTCCCAGCACATAGCCAAGCCCCGTACCACCGCAGTGATCCTGGCCGGTGGCACCGGCCAGCGCGTGGGTCTGTCGATCCCCAAGCAGCTGCTGAAGATCGCCGGCAAGGCAGTCATCGAGCACACGCTGACCACCTTCGAGAACGCCGACTCGATCGACGACATCATCGTGCTGATGGCTCCGGGTTATGTGCCCGACATCGAGAAGATTGTCGCGAAGGCCGGATTCAAGAAGGTCTCGAAGGTCATCGAGGGCGGCTCCACACGGAACGAGACCACCGAGCGCGCCATCGCCGCGCTGGGCGAGGGCCTGGCCGAGGGCGAGGACGCCAACGTCCTCTTCCACGACGCCGTGCGCCCCCTGCTCTCGCAGCGCGTCATCGACGACTGTGTCGTCGCCCTGGAGCGCTTCCAGGCCGTCGACGTGGCCATCCCGTCCGCGGACACCATCATCGTCACGCGCACGCACGGCGAGGACGGCGAGTTCATCACCGAGATCCCGGACCGCTCCCGGCTGCGCCGCGGCCAGACGCCGCAGGCCTTCAAGCTGTCCACGATCAAGCGGGCCTACGAGGTCGCCGCCGGCGACCCCAACTTCCAGGCGACCGACGACTGCTCCGTCGTGCTCAAGTACCTGCCGGACGTGCCGATCCACGTCGTCGCGGGTGACGAGTACAACATGAAGGTCACCCAGCCCGTCGACGTCTTCATCGCCGACAAGCTCTTCCAGCTGGCCTCCACGGCCGCGCCCGAGCAGGTCTCCGAGGAGGCCTACCGCGAGCTGCTGACCGGCAAGACCATGGTCGTCTTCGGCGGCAGCTACGGCATCGGCAAGGACATCGCCGAGCTCGCCGAGTCCTACGGCGCCAAGGTCTACGCGCTCGGCCGCTCCACCACCGGCACCCACGTGGAGAACCCGGAGGAGGTCGACGACGCCCTGTCCAAGGCCTACGCCGAGACGGGCCGCATCGACTACGTGGTCAACACCGCCGGCGTGCTGCGCATAGGCAAGCTCGCCGAGACCGACAACGCCACCATCGAGGAGGCGCTGAAGGTCAACTACCTGGCCCCGGTGCAGATCGCCCGGTCGTCGTACAAGTACCTGTCCGAGACCAAGGGCCAGTTGCTGCTCTACACCTCCAGCAGCTACACCCGGGGCCGGGCCGAGTACAGCCTGTACTCCTCCACCAAGGCCGCCATGGTGAACCTCACCCAGGCGCTGTCCGACGAGTGGGCCGGCGACGGCGTCCGCGTCAACTGCATCAACCCCGAGCGCACCGCCACGCCCATGCGCACCAAGGCCTTCGGCCAGGAGCCCTCGGGCTCCCTGCTGTCCTCCGAGGCCGTGGCCCGCACCTCGCTCGACGTGCTGCTCTCCGAGCTCACCGGCCACGTCATCGACGTCCGCCAGCAGGACCCGACGGCCGGCGCGGCCCGGGCCTCCGGCTTCGAGCAGGCACTGGCCACGGTGCTGGACCGGCAGGACGGCGTGTAA
- a CDS encoding alkaline phosphatase D family protein, which produces MTGAVSPDRRRFLTAGAAVLGAAASAQLWLPAAARAAETPLPDGVFSLGVSSGDPLPDGIVLWTRLAPDPLNGGGMPDRVVPVEWQIAEDHRFRKLVRRGTAQARPEYGHSVHVDVRGLRAGRTYWYRFRTEGQLSPVGRTRTAPHPYSSGGSLRMALASCQNWQHGYFTPYADMLDQDPDVVVFVGDYIYESTPSATALRRHEGTGEPFSLVQYRNRYAQYRTDPDLAAMHANAPFVVTFDDHEVDNDFAGEIPQDPDKQPHDAFVARLTAAYQAFYEHMPVRATAVPDGPHIRMHRRLEFGRLARLNVLDTRQYRSDQATSQEGAQDPSLTMLGAQQKEWLLNGLKNSPARWNLVASQIMMAETDLKVGEGKLWFYDAWDGYQAERNRFLQEFRQVRNPVVLSGDRHLTMISDLKADFADPDSDVVGAEFVGTSISSNGDQDQEAFRREWDPRRPDNPHWKLLDAHRGYHLFDVHRDRIDAQVRVVDTVRQTTATPSTLARLRVRAGRPGVEVV; this is translated from the coding sequence ATGACCGGAGCAGTATCCCCCGACCGACGCCGCTTTCTGACCGCGGGTGCCGCGGTCCTCGGCGCCGCCGCCTCCGCCCAGCTGTGGCTTCCGGCCGCCGCCCGCGCGGCCGAGACCCCTCTGCCGGACGGCGTGTTCAGCCTCGGCGTCTCCTCGGGCGACCCGCTCCCGGACGGCATCGTGCTGTGGACCAGGCTCGCCCCGGACCCGCTGAACGGCGGCGGCATGCCCGACCGGGTCGTGCCGGTCGAGTGGCAGATCGCGGAGGACCACCGGTTCAGAAAGCTCGTCCGGCGGGGCACCGCCCAGGCCCGGCCCGAGTACGGGCACAGCGTTCACGTGGACGTACGCGGACTGCGCGCGGGCCGTACGTACTGGTACCGCTTCCGCACCGAAGGGCAGCTCTCACCCGTGGGCCGCACCCGCACCGCGCCCCACCCCTATAGCTCCGGTGGCTCCCTGCGCATGGCCCTCGCCTCCTGCCAGAACTGGCAGCACGGCTACTTCACGCCATACGCGGACATGCTCGACCAGGACCCGGACGTGGTGGTGTTCGTCGGCGACTACATCTACGAGTCCACGCCCTCGGCGACGGCCCTGCGGCGGCACGAGGGCACCGGCGAGCCGTTCAGCCTCGTCCAGTACCGCAACCGGTACGCCCAGTACCGGACGGACCCCGACCTCGCGGCGATGCACGCGAACGCGCCCTTCGTGGTGACCTTCGACGACCACGAGGTGGACAACGACTTCGCCGGCGAGATCCCGCAGGACCCCGACAAGCAGCCGCACGACGCGTTCGTGGCCCGGCTCACCGCCGCCTACCAGGCGTTCTACGAACACATGCCGGTCCGCGCCACCGCCGTCCCGGACGGCCCGCACATCCGGATGCACCGCCGCCTGGAGTTCGGCCGCCTGGCCCGGCTCAACGTCCTGGACACCCGTCAGTACCGCAGCGACCAGGCCACCAGCCAGGAAGGCGCCCAGGATCCGTCGCTGACCATGCTGGGCGCGCAGCAGAAGGAGTGGCTGCTGAACGGGCTCAAGAACTCGCCCGCCCGCTGGAACCTCGTCGCCTCCCAGATCATGATGGCCGAGACGGACCTCAAGGTCGGCGAGGGCAAACTCTGGTTCTACGACGCCTGGGACGGCTATCAGGCAGAACGCAACCGTTTCCTCCAGGAGTTCCGGCAGGTCCGCAACCCGGTCGTGCTCTCCGGTGACCGGCACCTGACGATGATCAGCGACCTCAAGGCGGACTTCGCCGACCCGGACTCGGACGTCGTCGGAGCCGAGTTCGTCGGCACCTCCATCTCCAGCAACGGCGACCAGGACCAGGAGGCCTTCCGCAGGGAGTGGGACCCGCGGCGCCCGGACAACCCGCACTGGAAGCTGCTCGACGCGCACCGCGGCTACCACCTCTTCGACGTCCACCGCGACCGCATCGACGCCCAGGTCCGGGTGGTCGACACGGTCCGGCAGACCACGGCGACCCCTAGCACGCTGGCCCGGCTGAGGGTCCGGGCGGGCCGCCCGGGCGTCGAGGTCGTCTGA
- a CDS encoding FG-GAP-like repeat-containing protein, giving the protein MSKRRVGRAVAAAIAVVAAVTTLVAAHAAHAAPAAPSVAKKLRDDFNGDGYQDLAVAAPHGKVDGQPQAGYVAVVYGSAKGIDLTHKQVISQNTPGIPGAAETNDDYGDGLAAGDLDGDGYADLVVGAPGEGVGEVTYAGTLAVLWGGKQGLSGGTAVATGTEEDRVDAETPSLGDFNGDGHLDLATGNRLLYGPFDRTTGAARSRTLAIEPAYFTDDVAAGDIDHDGITDLVALIHDRNEDDMHDPDYRHRRAVFLKGTRDGLSAPAPVNNPDGTRMRGGESLGVGDVDKDGYADLVIGRPNDGFGEVDLDDPLLKGGQIGVVHGSAEGPDASRTTIITQETPYVPGSSEWADGFGGSISVGDVNADGYADVATGSSSEDLGDVYAAGQVTVLRGGRQGLTGNGAYSMNQNTKNVPGTAEQNDFFGSDTQLLDVNGDGRAELFTGATGENRDGGVWAFPNPVNTPTATGSVGFGAGTLGTVRSGSGLGAGFAR; this is encoded by the coding sequence ATGAGCAAGCGCAGGGTCGGCCGGGCGGTAGCGGCGGCCATCGCCGTCGTCGCGGCCGTGACCACCCTGGTGGCCGCGCACGCCGCGCACGCCGCCCCAGCCGCCCCGTCCGTCGCGAAGAAGCTCAGGGACGACTTCAACGGCGACGGCTACCAGGACCTTGCCGTCGCCGCCCCGCACGGCAAGGTCGACGGGCAGCCCCAGGCCGGGTACGTGGCCGTCGTGTACGGCTCGGCCAAGGGCATCGACCTGACGCACAAGCAGGTCATCAGCCAGAACACCCCGGGCATACCCGGTGCCGCGGAGACCAACGACGACTACGGCGACGGTCTCGCCGCCGGCGACCTCGACGGCGACGGCTACGCCGACCTGGTCGTGGGCGCCCCGGGTGAGGGCGTCGGGGAGGTCACCTACGCCGGTACGCTCGCCGTGCTGTGGGGCGGGAAGCAGGGCCTGTCGGGCGGTACGGCCGTGGCCACCGGCACCGAGGAGGACCGGGTCGACGCCGAGACCCCGTCGCTCGGTGACTTCAACGGCGACGGCCATCTGGATCTCGCCACCGGCAACCGCCTGCTGTACGGGCCGTTCGACCGCACCACGGGTGCCGCGAGGAGCCGGACCCTGGCCATCGAGCCCGCGTACTTCACGGACGACGTGGCCGCCGGGGACATCGACCACGACGGCATCACGGACCTCGTCGCGCTCATCCACGACCGCAACGAGGACGACATGCACGACCCCGACTACAGGCACCGTCGCGCGGTCTTCCTGAAGGGCACCCGTGACGGCCTGAGCGCCCCCGCCCCCGTGAACAACCCGGACGGCACGCGCATGCGCGGCGGCGAGAGCCTCGGCGTCGGCGACGTGGACAAGGACGGGTACGCCGACCTCGTCATCGGCCGCCCGAACGACGGCTTCGGCGAGGTCGATCTCGACGACCCGCTGCTGAAGGGCGGCCAGATCGGCGTGGTGCACGGCTCGGCCGAGGGCCCCGACGCGTCCCGGACGACGATTATCACGCAGGAAACCCCCTATGTGCCCGGCAGTTCGGAGTGGGCCGACGGTTTCGGCGGGAGCATCTCCGTCGGTGACGTCAACGCCGACGGCTACGCGGACGTCGCCACCGGAAGTTCGAGCGAGGACCTCGGGGATGTGTACGCGGCCGGCCAGGTCACGGTCCTGCGCGGCGGCAGGCAGGGGCTGACCGGCAACGGCGCCTACAGCATGAACCAGAACACCAAGAACGTCCCGGGCACGGCGGAGCAGAACGACTTCTTCGGTTCCGACACCCAGCTGCTCGACGTCAACGGCGACGGCCGGGCGGAGCTGTTCACCGGCGCCACCGGCGAGAACCGGGACGGCGGAGTCTGGGCGTTCCCCAACCCGGTCAACACCCCCACCGCGACCGGCTCGGTCGGCTTCGGCGCGGGCACCCTCGGCACGGTCAGGAGCGGCTCCGGACTCGGCGCGGGTTTCGCTCGCTGA
- the obgE gene encoding GTPase ObgE: MTTFVDRVELHVAAGSGGHGCASVHREKFKPLGGPDGGNGGRGGDVILTVDQSITTLLDYHHSPHRKATNGKPGEGGNRSGKDGQDLVLPVPDGTVVLDKAGNVLADLVGHGTSYVAAQGGRGGLGNAALASARRKAPGFALLGEPGDMRDVVLELKTVADVALVGYPSAGKSSLISVLSAAKPKIADYPFTTLVPNLGVVTAGSTVYTIADVPGLIPGASQGKGLGLEFLRHVERCSVLVHVLDTATLESERDPVSDLDIIEEELRQYGGLDKRPRMVVLNKIDVPDGKDLAEMVRPDLEARGYRVFEVSAVAHMGLKELSYALAELVAQSRAAKPKEEATRIVIRPKAVDDTGFTVTQEADGLFRVRGEKPERWVRQTDFNNDEAVGYLADRLNRLGVEQELVKAGARGGDGVAIGPEDNAVVFDWEPSMTAGAEMLGRRGEDHRFEGERPAAQRRKDRQAERDEAQQEFDDFEPF, from the coding sequence ATGACCACCTTCGTGGACCGCGTCGAGCTGCACGTCGCCGCGGGTAGCGGAGGCCACGGCTGTGCCTCCGTCCACCGTGAGAAGTTCAAGCCCCTCGGCGGGCCGGACGGCGGCAACGGCGGGCGCGGCGGGGACGTGATCCTCACCGTGGACCAGTCGATCACCACGCTGCTCGACTACCACCACTCCCCGCACCGCAAGGCCACCAACGGCAAGCCCGGCGAGGGCGGCAACCGCTCCGGCAAGGACGGTCAGGACCTCGTGCTGCCGGTGCCGGACGGCACCGTGGTGCTGGACAAGGCGGGCAACGTCCTCGCCGACCTGGTCGGGCACGGCACGTCGTACGTCGCCGCGCAGGGCGGCCGGGGCGGGCTCGGCAACGCGGCGCTGGCCTCCGCGCGGCGCAAGGCGCCCGGGTTCGCGCTGCTCGGTGAGCCGGGGGACATGAGGGATGTCGTCCTGGAGCTGAAGACGGTCGCCGACGTGGCCCTCGTCGGGTACCCGAGCGCCGGCAAGTCCTCGCTGATCTCGGTGCTGAGCGCCGCCAAGCCGAAGATCGCCGACTACCCCTTCACCACGCTCGTGCCGAACCTCGGTGTCGTCACGGCCGGTTCGACGGTGTACACGATCGCCGACGTGCCCGGGCTGATCCCCGGGGCCAGCCAGGGCAAGGGCCTGGGCCTGGAGTTCCTGCGGCACGTGGAGCGGTGCAGTGTGCTCGTGCACGTCCTGGACACCGCGACGCTGGAGTCGGAACGCGACCCGGTCTCCGACCTCGACATCATCGAGGAGGAGCTGCGGCAGTACGGCGGGCTGGACAAGCGGCCGCGCATGGTCGTCCTGAACAAGATCGACGTACCGGACGGCAAGGATCTGGCCGAGATGGTGCGCCCCGACCTGGAGGCACGCGGCTACCGCGTGTTCGAGGTGTCGGCCGTGGCGCACATGGGCCTGAAGGAGCTGTCGTACGCGCTCGCCGAGCTCGTGGCGCAGTCGCGGGCCGCGAAGCCGAAGGAAGAGGCCACCCGGATCGTGATCCGGCCCAAGGCCGTGGACGACACCGGCTTCACCGTGACGCAGGAGGCCGACGGCCTGTTCCGGGTGCGGGGCGAGAAGCCCGAGCGCTGGGTGCGCCAGACCGACTTCAACAACGACGAGGCCGTCGGGTACCTCGCCGACCGGCTCAACCGGCTCGGTGTCGAGCAGGAGCTGGTGAAGGCGGGCGCCCGGGGCGGCGACGGCGTCGCCATCGGCCCCGAGGACAACGCGGTCGTCTTCGACTGGGAGCCCTCCATGACGGCCGGGGCCGAGATGCTCGGCCGGCGCGGTGAGGACCACCGCTTCGAGGGGGAGCGGCCCGCCGCTCAGCGCCGTAAGGACCGGCAGGCCGAACGGGACGAAGCGCAGCAGGAGTTCGACGACTTCGAGCCGTTCTGA
- the rpmA gene encoding 50S ribosomal protein L27 encodes MAHKKGASSTRNGRDSNAQRLGVKRFGGQVVNAGEILVRQRGTHFHPGSGVGRGGDDTLFALEAGSVQFGTHRGRKVVNIVPVA; translated from the coding sequence ATGGCACACAAGAAGGGCGCATCGTCCACTCGGAACGGTCGCGACTCCAATGCCCAGCGGCTCGGCGTGAAGCGCTTCGGCGGTCAGGTCGTCAACGCGGGTGAGATCCTGGTCCGTCAGCGTGGCACCCACTTCCACCCGGGCTCCGGCGTCGGCCGTGGCGGCGACGACACGCTGTTCGCCCTCGAGGCCGGTTCGGTGCAGTTCGGCACCCACCGTGGCCGCAAGGTCGTGAACATCGTTCCGGTCGCCTGA
- the rplU gene encoding 50S ribosomal protein L21, with the protein MYAIVRSGGRQHKVAVGDIVEVDKISTAKVGDSVELSTLLVVDGDAVTSDPWVLAGIKVQAEVVDHHKGQKIDILRYKNKTGYRRRQGHRQQYTAIKVTEIPAAAK; encoded by the coding sequence GTGTACGCCATCGTGCGCAGCGGTGGTCGCCAGCACAAGGTTGCTGTCGGCGACATCGTTGAGGTTGACAAGATTTCCACTGCCAAGGTTGGCGACTCGGTCGAGCTCTCGACCCTGCTCGTTGTCGACGGCGACGCCGTGACCAGCGACCCGTGGGTGCTGGCCGGCATCAAGGTCCAGGCCGAGGTCGTGGACCACCACAAGGGCCAGAAGATCGACATTCTGCGCTACAAGAACAAGACGGGTTACCGCCGTCGCCAGGGCCACCGCCAGCAGTACACGGCGATCAAGGTCACTGAGATCCCCGCGGCTGCGAAGTAA